A genomic window from Cupriavidus basilensis includes:
- the sdhD gene encoding succinate dehydrogenase, hydrophobic membrane anchor protein, which translates to MANNNIGPKRLVVGAHYGLKDWLAQRVTAVIMVVFTIVLAVAFLLSNGASYEAWAGLFSNQWMKIITFLTILSLLYHAWIGVRDIWMDYVKPMAVRLVLQVLTILWLVGCAGYAAQILWRV; encoded by the coding sequence GTGGCAAATAATAATATCGGTCCCAAGCGTCTGGTCGTCGGTGCGCACTACGGTCTCAAAGACTGGCTCGCGCAGCGCGTCACCGCTGTCATCATGGTGGTCTTCACCATCGTGCTGGCAGTCGCCTTCCTGCTCTCGAACGGCGCTTCCTACGAAGCGTGGGCGGGTCTCTTCTCCAACCAGTGGATGAAGATCATCACGTTCCTCACCATCCTGTCGCTGCTGTATCACGCCTGGATTGGCGTGCGCGACATCTGGATGGACTATGTGAAGCCGATGGCCGTGCGCCTCGTGCTGCAAGTTCTTACGATTCTGTGGCTCGTCGGTTGTGCGGGCTACGCAGCTCAGATTCTCTGGAGGGTGTAA